Below is a window of Geomonas oryzisoli DNA.
GGGACCGGAGAGCATCCTGCGGAACTCCGCCTGGCTCACCCCGACCTCCAACTGCTCGTTCATGCCGTGAACCTCGGCGAGGGTCGCCTCGTCCTGCTCCTCGCTCCCCAGTTCGATCAGTTCCTGGATGTCGCGGGCCTGGCGCTCCAGGTTTTCCCAGGTGGTGACGTCCTTCTCCATCGCCATCCTGTCCTTGAGCACCTTCTGGGCCTTTTCGGCGTCGTTCCAGAAATCGGCGCGGGAGGTCAGCTCCTCGAGCTCCTGCATCCGCTCCTTTTTGTCATCTACGTCAAAGAGACCCCCGAAGTTTGTGGATTCGCTCGGCAAGGTCTTCGATTTTGGCAATTTCTTCTCTGAACATCTCAAAACTCCTTTATGGTCGCATCGCCTTTCCGGCGATCATCGTTTTGGTGAAAGCGTCAGTTGCGGCGCCCGCGATAGCAGGCGATCCCCATGCCGATGCTTCCGGAGAGACAAAGCAGGGCGAAGAGGTCGCCGAAACGGTTGTAGAAGGTCCGGTCCGTCCCCGGCCTCACTTCGCCGCTCAGGGTCGCCTCCTGGAACAGCGGGGTCATGCCCCGGATGTGTCCCTTGCTGTCGATCACCGAGGAGATCCCGGTGTTGGCGGCACGCACCAGGGGGACCCGGTTCTCCACGGCCCGGAACACGGTCATGGAGAGGTGCTGGTAAGGGGCGGAGGTGCGCCCGAACCAGGCGTCGTTGGTGATATTCACCAGCAACTGCGCCCCCCTTGCGACGTACGCGTTGGCCACCTCGGGGAAGATCCCTTCGAAGCAGACCAGGACGCCCAGTTTCCCGGTCGAGGCCGGCAGCACCACGGGCTCGTGGCCGGGGGAGAAGTCGCCGATCCCGGTAACCAGCTTGTTGACGAAGGGGAGCAGCGGGGCCAGCGGCACGTACTCGCCGAAGGGGACCAGGTGCAGCTTGTCGCTTCTCCCCACGATGGCGCCCTGCTCGGAGATGAGGAACGCGCTGTTCAGGTAGCGCACACGTCCCCCCTGCTGTTCGTAGGCAGGGCTTCCCACCACCAGCGGGCTCTTCAACTCCGCGGCCAGCGCCTGCACCCGCGCGGCATAGGCCGGCTCACGCTGCAGGAAAAACGGCAGGGCGCTCTCCGGCCAGACCACCAGGGTCCCCGGCTCCTTGCACGCCTCCCGGGTAAGCCGTTCGTAGGTCTTCAGCGTCGCATCCTGGTAGGCCGGGTCCCACTTCACATCCTGCGGGATGTTTCCCTGCACCAGGAGGACCTTCCGGGGGTCTCCCCTGTCGGCGCGGGTCAGCGCGGTGACGCCGTACACCATGGTGGCCGCCAGGAGCACCACCAGCAGCAACAGGGCGCGCACCGGGTAGGGCTTGCGGTAGCGCATGGAAACCCAGATCCGGTAGAAGACCACGTTCCCCATGGCGACCAGAAAACTGACGCCGTACACCCCGGTCAGGTCGCTGATCTGGATCAGCGGCAGGGTGCGGTACTGGGAATAGCCGAGGCTCGCCCAGGGGAACCCGGTCAAGAGATAGGAGCGAATCGCCTCACCCGAGACCCACAGCAGCGGAAAGGAGCAAAGCAGCGGGATCCGCCTTCCTTCGCAGCGCCGCACCAGCCAGAGCACCGCGCCGGGGTAAAGCGCCAGGTAGCCCACCAGGGTGAGGTAGAGCGTCACGCTCACCGTCCAGTGCAGCTTCCCGTAGTTCATCATCACCACGTTGAGCCAGTACAGGATCCCCGCATAGGCGACGCACCCGGCGGTGAAGCCGAGTCGGAAACCGAGTCTGGGCGAGACGCGGTCGGTCGCCAGAAAGAGCGGCACGAAAGCGCCCCAGGCCAGTGGGGATATGCCCGGCAGCGGGAAGGAGAGTGCCAGCAAAACGCCCGAGAACAGCGCCAGCAGGTAGCGTCCCGCGGTCGCCTCCCCGGCGATTGCGGTGCGCGCGGTCACGGCTCCTCAGACTCCCCGGCAGGCTCCTGTTTCTTCGCTATGTGCACCTTGGCGATGCGTCTCTCGTCCGCCTCCAGCACGGTGAGCACCAGCGAGTCGTTCTCGATGACGTCGCCCGCGGCGGGGATGCGCCCGGTCAGGTGGAAGAGAAGCCCCCCCACAGTCTCGAAGTTTTCCTTTTCGATCTCGACATCGAACTGCTCTTCCAGTTCCACGATGGGGAGCCTGCCGTCCGCGACGATGGAGCCGTCCGCCTGCACAGAGAGGCGCTCGGTCTCCAGGTCGTACTCGTCCTGGATGTCCCCGACGATCTCCTCCAGGAGATCCTCGATGGTCACCAGTCCCGCGGTGCCGCCATACTCGTCGATGACCACCGCCATGTGCACCCGGCGCTTCTTGAAGTCGTGCAGCAGCTCCTCGAGGTTCTTGGTCTCCGGGATGAAAAACGGGGGACGGATCAGCTTCCTGAGCTCGATGGCATCGTCCGGCTCGCCCCAGTAACGCAGCAGGTCCTTGGCGTAGAGGAGGCCGATGATGTTGTCGATGGTCCCCTCGTAAACCGGAAGGCGCGAGTGCCCCGAGGCGATGATGGACTTCAGCACCTCGCGCACCTCGAGCTCGATGGAAACGCACGCCATCTCCATGCGCGGCAGCATGATCTCGCGCACCATGGAGTCGCCCAGGGTCAGGATGGAACGGATCATCGCGTTCTCCTCCTGGTTGATGACCCCTTCCTCCTCGCCGGCGTCCATGATCTCCTGGATCTCCGCCCCGGTGACCTTCTTTTTGCCGTACAAGAGCCGGGTCAGGGATTCGATGAGTCCCTGGCCCTTGCGTCCGTTACCCTCTTCCAAGGATGTTTCTCCTTAATAATGCCGCGTTGTCTTTCATAGCCAGCCGTGCCAGAAGGCGCGGAACAGCAGGTGCACCGCGAAGGTGATCCCTACTCCGACGACCGCGCCGACCACCACCTCGCGGGGACGGTGGATCCTCAGCAGCAGGCGCGAATGGCTCACCATCGCGGCCAGGATGAAGCAGAAAAGCGCGATGAGCGGGTCCTGGGTGTGCAGCGCCACGGAGGTCGCGATGGAGAAGGCGACCGCCGAGTGGCCGCTGACGCCTCCCCCTTCGAGCGGTTTCCCGGTTCCACCGCGTGCCTTGAGAATCACCACGACGATCAGCACCAGTACCGCGGAGACCACCATGCCCAGTTCCGACTCGCTCCCCATCATCTCGAGGCCGAGCCTCTGCCAGGGGAGCACGTACTTCGAGAGCACCAGGTACCCCATGATGGCGGTGCCGAAGGCGGCCACCAGCACGGCGCCCGCCGCCACGTCCTTGGCGAGCTTGGCCATGGGGTGGTATTCCGGCGAGATCATGTCCACCACCACCTCGATGGCGGTGTTGAGCAGCTCGGCGAAGAGGACGAAGCTGATGGCCAGGGCCAGCAGCATGAACTCGACCGAGGAAACCCGCAGCAGCAGCGCGATGAACAGCACGGCGAGCGCGGCCAGGAAGTGGTAGCGCATGTGCTTCTGCGTGCGCGTGGTGTGGAGGATCCCCTCGATGGCGCAGTTCACGGAGTCGATGAAGCGGGTCGGCTTCATAACGACCCTCCGGCCTTCGCCAAGGCTTCGGCCGGCAAGCCCCTGCCCCGGCTAGACAAGCCCTTCCTCGACCAGCAGGGAGAAGATCTCCCGCTCTTTGGCCTCCATGCGGGCGGCTGCGGCCTCGCCGCTTCTTTCATGGTCGTAGCCGGTGATGTGCAGGATGCCGTGCAGAAGCAGGAAGTTGAAGCGCTCCAGGAAGGTCTGTCCGGACTCCTCGGCCTCGCGCGCCGCGGTGTCGACGGAGATGACCACGTCGCCCAGGACCTCCGGGTTGATGGCGCCGAACTCCCCTTCCTGCATGGCGAACGAGATCACGTTGGTGGCCTTGTCCCGTCCCAGATACTCCCGGTTGAGGACCCGGATGGCCCGGTCCCCGACGATGCTGACGGAAAGCTCCGCCTCAGGACATCCCAAGGCGTCTAAGATCCTCTGCGCCACCTTTCGCAGCTGCGTCTTCGCGACCGGTATCCGCCTTTGGCGGTTCGCTATCGATATCCTCTGGCTTCTTGGCAATCGTCTTCTCCTTGTAGGCAGGCTCGGGGTAATCGATACGCTGGTGATAGATCCCCGCCAGTATCTGGTTGAAGCTCTTGGCTATCTCGTGCAGGTTCTTGAGGGTCAGCTCGCACTCGTCCAGCTGGCCGTCGATGAAGATGTTGTTGATGATCTTCTGTACCAGCCCCTGGATCCTGGCCGGCGTCGGGTCGGTGAGGGTGCGCGAGGCGGCCTCGACGCAGTCGGCCAGGAGCACGAGCCCCGCCTCCCTGGTCTGCGGCTTGGGGCCCGGGTAGCGGAAGTCCCGCTCCTCGACCGGGGGAGAGCCCGGCGTCTCCAGCCCCTTCGCCTTCAGGTAGAAGTAGTTGATCAGCGAGGTGCCGTGGGATTGCCGGATGATCTCGATGATCGGCTGCCCGATGCGATGCTCCTTGGCGAGCTCGACCCCGTCCTTCATGTGCGAGATGAGGATGAGGGCGCTCATGCTGGGGGAGAGCTTGTCGTGGCGGTTCTCGCCGTCGCGGATGTTCTCGATGAAGTACTGCGGCTTCTTGAGCTTGCCGACGTCGTGGTAGTAGGCGGCGACGCGGGCCAGAAGCGGGTTGGCGTTGATCGCCTCGGCGCCCGCCTCGACCATGTTACCCACCAGCACGCTGTGGTGGTAGGTGCCGGGAGCCCGGATCATCAGCTCGCGCAAAAGGGGCGAGTTGAGGTTGGCCAACTCCAGGAGCTTGACGTCGGTGGTGTACTGGAACAGCGCCTCGATGAGCGGGATGGTGCCGGAGACGTACACCGCGTTGATCAGGCCGCCCAGGAAGGCGAAGATGATGCAGTACAGCGGCTGCAGCGAAAGCGGGCTGTCGTTGTAGACGTGGAAGCAGACGGCGAGGGCCATGTTCACCGCGCTCACCTTGAAGCCGGCGCTGTAGATGGTCCCCCGCTCCTTGCACTGACGCACGCCGTGGGCGCCCACGATGCCTCCCAGGAGAGCGTAGACCACCACCTGGAGCGAGTTGTTCAGCATGATCCCGGTCAGGGGCGCCGTGATGGCGCAGTAGACCAGGGCCACCTCGGAGTTCAGGATGATCCGCACGATGATGGCGGAGGCCGCGAACGGGAAGAGGTAGAAGTAGCTCGCCGTGTCGATGGAGGGGAAGAGCCCTCCCAGGGCGGTGGAAACCGCCGACACCAGCTTGAGGACCGCGAAGTTCGCGACCGTCAAAAGTGACAGGAGCAGGATGTCCTTGTTGGTCGGGTTGAACTTCCTGATGTTCTTGCGCCCGAAGCGGAACGGGGCATAGCACAGCACCAGGATCAGGCCGAAGATCCCCAGGCCGGTGAGGACGGGGGTGCTGTTCTTGGTCTTGAAGATCTTCTCCAGCTTCATCGCCTGCTCGGAGGTGACCCGCTCCCCGACCCGGACGATCATCTCGCCACGCTTCATCTTGAAGAGCACCGGGCGCACCGCGGCGCGCGCCTCGCTCTTCTTCTGGTCGGTCCCGTTGCGGTCGAAGGAGAGATTGGGGGCGATCATGCGCAGCGCCACCCCTTTCAGGATCTCGAGGTCGTGGGGCGCCGCA
It encodes the following:
- the ybeY gene encoding rRNA maturation RNase YbeY yields the protein MGCPEAELSVSIVGDRAIRVLNREYLGRDKATNVISFAMQEGEFGAINPEVLGDVVISVDTAAREAEESGQTFLERFNFLLLHGILHITGYDHERSGEAAAARMEAKEREIFSLLVEEGLV
- a CDS encoding diacylglycerol kinase, giving the protein MKPTRFIDSVNCAIEGILHTTRTQKHMRYHFLAALAVLFIALLLRVSSVEFMLLALAISFVLFAELLNTAIEVVVDMISPEYHPMAKLAKDVAAGAVLVAAFGTAIMGYLVLSKYVLPWQRLGLEMMGSESELGMVVSAVLVLIVVVILKARGGTGKPLEGGGVSGHSAVAFSIATSVALHTQDPLIALFCFILAAMVSHSRLLLRIHRPREVVVGAVVGVGITFAVHLLFRAFWHGWL
- the lnt gene encoding apolipoprotein N-acyltransferase, whose amino-acid sequence is MTARTAIAGEATAGRYLLALFSGVLLALSFPLPGISPLAWGAFVPLFLATDRVSPRLGFRLGFTAGCVAYAGILYWLNVVMMNYGKLHWTVSVTLYLTLVGYLALYPGAVLWLVRRCEGRRIPLLCSFPLLWVSGEAIRSYLLTGFPWASLGYSQYRTLPLIQISDLTGVYGVSFLVAMGNVVFYRIWVSMRYRKPYPVRALLLLVVLLAATMVYGVTALTRADRGDPRKVLLVQGNIPQDVKWDPAYQDATLKTYERLTREACKEPGTLVVWPESALPFFLQREPAYAARVQALAAELKSPLVVGSPAYEQQGGRVRYLNSAFLISEQGAIVGRSDKLHLVPFGEYVPLAPLLPFVNKLVTGIGDFSPGHEPVVLPASTGKLGVLVCFEGIFPEVANAYVARGAQLLVNITNDAWFGRTSAPYQHLSMTVFRAVENRVPLVRAANTGISSVIDSKGHIRGMTPLFQEATLSGEVRPGTDRTFYNRFGDLFALLCLSGSIGMGIACYRGRRN
- a CDS encoding HD family phosphohydrolase; translation: MPTESGDKQTIQKSSLIRLCDSWMEAVAQGLTCDRNEKRSRFIMLFLTALFLTLLIIPSPQFLSVQYREGDIATSDIRATQDYLIEDLLLTEKKRAEAEGAAPYVYTLAANGNIELVRRFDDAMDVVDDPTLHGEARRKAAVAVLGVDVSGQELAALSRVKQQRAFLSDLARQLAPLYRQRIVADRGHFAADLRHGIVVVDDATRQDVAGGDYSSSIDLPAARRIFSQATLTQGAAPHDLEILKGVALRMIAPNLSFDRNGTDQKKSEARAAVRPVLFKMKRGEMIVRVGERVTSEQAMKLEKIFKTKNSTPVLTGLGIFGLILVLCYAPFRFGRKNIRKFNPTNKDILLLSLLTVANFAVLKLVSAVSTALGGLFPSIDTASYFYLFPFAASAIIVRIILNSEVALVYCAITAPLTGIMLNNSLQVVVYALLGGIVGAHGVRQCKERGTIYSAGFKVSAVNMALAVCFHVYNDSPLSLQPLYCIIFAFLGGLINAVYVSGTIPLIEALFQYTTDVKLLELANLNSPLLRELMIRAPGTYHHSVLVGNMVEAGAEAINANPLLARVAAYYHDVGKLKKPQYFIENIRDGENRHDKLSPSMSALILISHMKDGVELAKEHRIGQPIIEIIRQSHGTSLINYFYLKAKGLETPGSPPVEERDFRYPGPKPQTREAGLVLLADCVEAASRTLTDPTPARIQGLVQKIINNIFIDGQLDECELTLKNLHEIAKSFNQILAGIYHQRIDYPEPAYKEKTIAKKPEDIDSEPPKADTGREDAAAKGGAEDLRRLGMS
- a CDS encoding hemolysin family protein, whose translation is MEEGNGRKGQGLIESLTRLLYGKKKVTGAEIQEIMDAGEEEGVINQEENAMIRSILTLGDSMVREIMLPRMEMACVSIELEVREVLKSIIASGHSRLPVYEGTIDNIIGLLYAKDLLRYWGEPDDAIELRKLIRPPFFIPETKNLEELLHDFKKRRVHMAVVIDEYGGTAGLVTIEDLLEEIVGDIQDEYDLETERLSVQADGSIVADGRLPIVELEEQFDVEIEKENFETVGGLLFHLTGRIPAAGDVIENDSLVLTVLEADERRIAKVHIAKKQEPAGESEEP